A window from Aerococcus sp. Group 1 encodes these proteins:
- a CDS encoding thiamine pyrophosphate-dependent dehydrogenase E1 component subunit alpha has translation MEKLASTGLSKEAIIEAYKHVVRSRLLDERIWQLTRIGKTSFNISGQGHEVGLVAMALAFDHDKDFFLPYYRDMTACMVWGMSCTDVLLATFGKDADPNSHGRQMPNHFGSKEHNIVSHSSPVSTQYPVAAGVALANKLDGSDSIALTTTGEGSFNQGECAEAMNISGVMQLPVIFVVENNGYAISVPAKHQYHAESLALRGPGYGFEGERVDGFDFAQTFKAFKKAVEKVRQGGGPHLIELMVTRLTSHSSDDDQTVYRSAEELEGVKANDPIKQFKTQLIEEGYLTEAENEKIYQELQAEVDQATDEAEASPDPTPESLYEQVYAD, from the coding sequence ATGGAAAAATTAGCAAGTACTGGTCTAAGTAAAGAAGCCATTATCGAGGCTTATAAGCATGTGGTCCGGAGCCGTTTACTCGATGAGCGGATTTGGCAATTGACCCGGATTGGTAAGACCTCTTTTAATATTTCTGGTCAAGGACATGAAGTCGGCCTAGTGGCTATGGCTTTAGCCTTTGACCATGACAAGGACTTCTTCCTTCCTTATTACCGGGACATGACCGCCTGCATGGTTTGGGGCATGTCCTGTACCGATGTTCTCCTGGCCACCTTTGGTAAGGACGCTGATCCCAACTCCCACGGCCGGCAGATGCCTAACCACTTCGGCTCCAAAGAACACAATATCGTCAGCCATTCCTCCCCGGTGTCGACCCAATACCCTGTGGCTGCGGGTGTTGCCCTAGCCAACAAACTGGATGGGTCTGACAGCATTGCCCTAACCACGACGGGTGAAGGTTCCTTTAACCAAGGAGAATGTGCTGAAGCCATGAACATTAGCGGGGTCATGCAACTCCCTGTTATCTTCGTGGTGGAAAATAACGGTTATGCCATCTCCGTCCCTGCCAAACACCAATACCATGCCGAATCCTTAGCCCTGAGAGGGCCTGGCTACGGTTTTGAAGGCGAACGCGTGGACGGCTTTGACTTTGCCCAAACCTTCAAGGCCTTCAAAAAAGCCGTGGAAAAGGTCCGCCAAGGCGGTGGCCCTCACCTGATTGAACTCATGGTCACCCGTTTAACCAGTCACTCCTCCGATGATGATCAAACGGTTTACCGGTCAGCTGAAGAACTAGAGGGAGTCAAGGCCAATGACCCGATTAAGCAATTTAAGACTCAGCTGATCGAAGAAGGTTACCTGACTGAAGCGGAAAATGAAAAAATCTACCAAGA